In a genomic window of Oikeobacillus pervagus:
- a CDS encoding MFS transporter, with amino-acid sequence MEHIENPTIQRELGKTSSSHASNRKSRWSIFAIASIPLIMTLGNSMLIPVLPILERELNISGFQSSLVITVYSIVAILLIPIAGYLSDRYGRKIIIIPSLFISGAGGLIAGWASWKVEDPYYVILLGRMLQGIGAAGAFPIVLPLVGDLFKDEKEVSSSLGIIETSNTLGKVLSPILGAFLAGFIWFLPFLSFPILCIISAVLLLVFVKKPKGNETEPQTISAFLQKTKAIFKEHGRWLYAVFFIGIVAMFVLFGVLFYLSSILETKYDMNGIKKGFQLAIPLGALCIASYITGKKINGQKNMMKWVTVISFIIAGISVTIVSLSDQLIFLTIAFLICGVGIGASLPCMDAMITSSIEKKQRGTITSIYSSMRFLGVALGPPIVSVMMKKAELFMFLMLGFLCFIAAFIAFKAIRAEAK; translated from the coding sequence ATGGAACATATTGAAAATCCAACCATTCAAAGAGAACTGGGTAAAACATCTTCATCTCATGCTAGTAATCGTAAAAGTCGATGGAGTATATTCGCAATCGCCTCTATCCCACTCATTATGACATTAGGAAACTCCATGCTTATTCCCGTATTGCCCATCTTGGAGAGAGAACTGAATATTTCAGGGTTTCAATCTAGTTTAGTTATTACCGTATATTCAATCGTCGCTATTCTTCTTATTCCCATAGCTGGTTATTTATCCGATCGCTATGGCCGAAAAATCATTATTATCCCAAGTTTATTCATTTCCGGTGCAGGTGGACTTATTGCAGGGTGGGCTTCCTGGAAGGTGGAGGATCCTTATTATGTCATCTTGCTCGGGCGGATGCTTCAGGGGATAGGGGCAGCAGGTGCATTTCCCATCGTACTCCCATTAGTTGGGGATTTATTTAAGGATGAGAAAGAAGTCAGTTCATCCCTTGGAATTATCGAAACATCCAATACACTTGGGAAAGTTTTAAGTCCGATTCTTGGCGCGTTTCTCGCAGGATTTATTTGGTTTTTACCTTTTCTTTCATTCCCAATATTATGTATTATTTCAGCAGTACTTTTACTTGTTTTTGTAAAAAAACCAAAAGGGAATGAAACAGAGCCCCAGACAATTTCAGCTTTCTTGCAAAAAACGAAGGCAATCTTTAAAGAGCATGGACGCTGGTTATACGCCGTATTTTTTATTGGTATCGTCGCAATGTTCGTCTTATTTGGTGTGTTATTTTACTTATCAAGTATTTTAGAAACTAAATATGATATGAATGGGATAAAAAAGGGCTTTCAGCTTGCTATTCCTTTAGGCGCATTATGTATTGCTTCTTATATTACTGGAAAAAAGATCAATGGTCAGAAAAATATGATGAAATGGGTCACTGTAATCAGTTTTATAATAGCAGGTATTTCAGTCACCATCGTCTCATTGAGCGACCAATTAATCTTCCTGACGATCGCTTTTTTAATTTGTGGAGTTGGGATTGGGGCTAGCTTGCCTTGTATGGACGCAATGATTACTTCAAGCATTGAAAAAAAGCAGCGGGGTACGATCACATCTATTTATAGTTCGATGCGCTTTCTTGGTGTTGCTTTAGGCCCGCCCATTGTTTCTGTGATGATGAAAAAGGCGGAACTTTTCATGTTTTTAATGCTTGGATTTCTTTGTTTCATAGCCGCTTTTATTGCCTTTAAAGCGATTCGAGCAGAGGCCAAATAA
- a CDS encoding cold-inducible protein YdjO-related protein, whose protein sequence is MYFSKKNIEDEPIIEDTTVFSCTSSECNCWMREDFASHDLFCPICGNHLKKEVRELPRIKN, encoded by the coding sequence ATGTATTTTTCAAAAAAAAATATAGAAGATGAACCTATTATTGAAGATACAACCGTTTTCTCATGTACATCGAGTGAATGTAATTGTTGGATGAGAGAAGATTTTGCTTCCCATGATTTATTCTGTCCAATTTGTGGAAACCATTTGAAAAAAGAAGTTCGAGAATTACCTAGGATAAAAAATTAA